One genomic region from Alkalibaculum bacchi encodes:
- a CDS encoding recombinase family protein translates to MSKIALYIRLSVEDQIKFKESESIISQRMYLNDYLNQNTELKHLERVEYIDDGYSGTNENRPSYQRLLEDVKSGQVTNIIVKDMSRFLRDYITLGDYLENIFPFLGIRFIAINDGYDSSKEVGNGVELDVQFKNLMYDFYAKDASAKVKAVKKTLNEQGKIQSWNPPYGYMKDPEDKYKIIPDEETSWVVKKIYELYLEGLSTRKIKDYLNENEIITPAQRKLQLTKMDYSKRYTAIKDNPAWNFSSVIDILADEIYTGTYVYSRVDKSLVNGTKEKSKYLPKEDWGRVVNNHEEIISKDVFDEVQELKASKRFKDKNTDYKWHNHSPLQGFLYCPECGHVLAMTRSKRQRKDGTVKEHRYFRCRYCKNDGVKIIGSNADKVEPLVLEAIKVKYDISSEIHEQKKYLIDSDVLIQDLESKKLASYEKYKLGKMTRLDFIEEKKKLDDEIDALKNEQSKKVVQQANIHEEKLTRKLMEKDIKSIIVRGNQILKIEWK, encoded by the coding sequence ATGAGTAAGATTGCACTTTATATTAGGCTTTCTGTTGAAGACCAAATCAAATTTAAAGAAAGCGAAAGTATCATTAGCCAAAGAATGTATCTAAATGACTATTTAAATCAAAACACTGAATTAAAGCATTTAGAAAGAGTCGAATATATAGATGATGGCTATTCAGGTACTAATGAGAATAGACCATCATATCAGAGGTTACTAGAAGATGTTAAGTCAGGGCAAGTTACTAATATTATAGTCAAGGATATGTCTCGTTTTTTAAGAGATTACATTACTTTAGGTGATTATCTAGAAAATATTTTTCCCTTTCTTGGTATAAGATTTATAGCGATTAATGATGGCTATGATAGTTCAAAAGAAGTTGGAAATGGTGTTGAACTTGATGTTCAATTCAAGAATCTTATGTATGACTTTTATGCAAAAGATGCTTCTGCTAAAGTTAAGGCAGTAAAGAAAACTTTGAATGAGCAAGGAAAAATACAATCATGGAATCCACCATATGGCTATATGAAAGATCCTGAGGACAAATACAAGATTATTCCAGATGAGGAAACATCTTGGGTGGTAAAGAAGATTTATGAACTTTATCTTGAAGGTCTATCTACAAGGAAAATTAAGGATTATCTCAATGAAAACGAGATAATTACACCAGCTCAAAGAAAGCTTCAGTTAACCAAAATGGACTACTCAAAAAGATATACAGCAATTAAGGATAATCCAGCATGGAACTTTTCCTCGGTAATAGATATTTTGGCCGATGAAATTTACACGGGAACTTATGTCTATAGCAGAGTGGATAAGTCATTGGTAAATGGAACAAAAGAAAAGAGTAAATATCTCCCTAAAGAAGACTGGGGAAGAGTCGTTAATAATCATGAGGAAATAATATCTAAAGATGTATTTGATGAGGTTCAGGAGTTAAAAGCTTCTAAGCGTTTTAAGGACAAGAATACAGATTATAAATGGCACAATCACTCACCATTACAAGGGTTTTTATATTGCCCTGAGTGTGGTCATGTTTTAGCAATGACAAGATCAAAGAGACAAAGGAAAGATGGCACAGTAAAAGAACATCGATATTTTAGATGTCGTTATTGTAAGAATGATGGAGTAAAGATAATAGGGTCTAATGCTGATAAAGTTGAACCGTTAGTATTAGAAGCGATTAAAGTTAAATATGATATTTCTTCTGAAATACATGAGCAGAAGAAGTATCTAATTGACTCTGATGTTCTCATACAAGATTTAGAATCTAAAAAGCTTGCTTCTTATGAGAAATATAAACTAGGAAAAATGACAAGACTTGATTTCATAGAGGAAAAGAAAAAACTTGATGATGAAATTGATGCTTTGAAAAATGAACAATCAAAGAAAGTTGTTCAACAAGCAAATATTCATGAAGAAAAGTTAACAAGAAAGCTGATGGAAAAGGACATCAAATCAATCATAGTTAGAGGAAATCAGATTCTAAAAATTGAATGGAAGTAA
- a CDS encoding recombinase family protein gives MARTSRRFEEKKEITNNRTQYRAGIYTRLSNERTESWRDKSSSIETQTLTCQEYALKENIQVVEVYTDYEYSGTNFNRPEFQNMMQAIRERKINCTIIKDLSRLGREYLEMGRLIDKVFPFLGVRFISVNDNLDTIKEMDSKKSFEVTIKNIINDMYAKDISVKIKTTKMNRAKNGFFIGSVPPYGYKVIKEEGGQRLEVDKNVRFIVEEIFALTLEGKSQLEVAKHINEKKYATPMTYYRTGRIYRIDDDPQWHVGSLGKMLSNQSYAGDMVQGIKSQFLAEGKKQKRAEKKDYIVVQNTHEAIISRENFEKIQTQRKQRKAESVFSSKAHNLKREPKNRFQGLVFSCDGEELYRRYRFSSHKIRQLQYLYRNERFNGSIGEKESLFIMEADLDKRIATDISKAIHTITNKTSFSNRIRAKYDEAIVEGNRKLSQYDNLIQKEEITLQKSYENYSLEKIDRNTYLLERDITQGRIETIEREKQAQEIKISNLKKDKRKALRWIKDIFSAKGLEKLPAQLIASLVEKVIVYDKHEFEVVYKFNMESLKEEINE, from the coding sequence ATGGCAAGAACATCAAGAAGATTTGAAGAAAAGAAAGAAATTACCAACAATAGAACTCAATATAGGGCTGGTATCTATACTAGGCTTTCAAATGAGAGAACGGAGAGCTGGAGGGATAAGTCATCTTCAATTGAAACGCAAACTTTGACTTGTCAAGAATATGCTTTAAAAGAAAATATACAAGTAGTTGAAGTTTATACGGATTATGAGTATTCGGGAACGAACTTTAATCGTCCAGAATTCCAAAACATGATGCAAGCAATAAGGGAGCGAAAAATTAACTGTACCATCATTAAAGACCTTTCAAGGCTTGGTCGTGAATATTTGGAAATGGGTAGGCTTATTGATAAAGTCTTTCCTTTTCTAGGAGTTCGTTTTATATCGGTTAATGACAACTTGGATACCATAAAGGAAATGGATAGTAAAAAATCTTTTGAAGTAACAATCAAGAATATTATCAACGATATGTACGCTAAGGATATTTCTGTAAAGATAAAGACTACTAAAATGAATCGAGCTAAAAACGGTTTTTTTATTGGTTCAGTACCACCGTATGGCTATAAGGTAATCAAAGAAGAAGGTGGACAAAGGCTTGAAGTAGATAAGAATGTTCGCTTTATTGTAGAAGAAATTTTTGCATTAACTCTAGAAGGAAAAAGTCAATTAGAAGTAGCGAAACATATTAATGAAAAAAAATATGCTACTCCAATGACCTATTACAGAACTGGGAGAATCTATAGGATAGACGATGATCCTCAATGGCATGTTGGTTCTTTGGGCAAAATGCTAAGCAATCAGTCTTATGCTGGTGATATGGTTCAGGGAATTAAATCCCAATTTTTAGCAGAAGGAAAGAAACAAAAACGTGCTGAAAAGAAAGACTATATTGTTGTTCAGAACACTCACGAGGCGATTATTTCTAGGGAGAATTTTGAAAAGATTCAAACACAGCGTAAGCAAAGAAAAGCAGAGTCTGTATTTTCATCAAAGGCTCATAACCTTAAAAGAGAACCTAAAAACAGGTTTCAAGGTTTAGTATTTTCCTGTGATGGTGAAGAACTCTATAGAAGATATCGTTTTAGTAGCCATAAGATAAGACAATTACAATATCTTTATCGAAATGAGAGATTCAATGGAAGCATTGGCGAGAAAGAATCCTTGTTTATTATGGAAGCAGATTTGGATAAGAGGATAGCTACAGATATTAGTAAAGCTATTCATACAATTACAAATAAAACTAGCTTCAGTAATAGAATTAGAGCTAAGTATGACGAGGCTATAGTAGAAGGTAATAGAAAATTAAGCCAGTATGATAATCTAATTCAAAAAGAGGAAATTACTCTTCAAAAAAGCTATGAGAATTATAGTCTAGAGAAAATAGATAGAAATACTTATCTATTAGAAAGGGACATAACTCAGGGGCGTATAGAAACAATAGAAAGAGAAAAACAAGCTCAGGAAATCAAAATATCTAACCTAAAAAAAGATAAGAGAAAGGCTTTAAGGTGGATTAAAGATATTTTTTCAGCGAAAGGGCTTGAAAAGCTACCAGCACAACTAATTGCTAGCTTAGTAGAAAAAGTAATAGTTTACGATAAACATGAGTTTGAGGTGGTTTATAAATTTAATATGGAAAGTCTGAAGGAGGAAATTAATGAGTAA